In the Streptomyces sp. f51 genome, one interval contains:
- a CDS encoding UPF0182 family protein gives MPDRGGGPTGSRIRVGRPSRRVRTLLMTLGVLAVLAMAFVMFAGFWTDWLWYRSVHYSSVFTTTLWTKIGLFFVFGLLMAAAVGFNIWLAHRLRPPLSAMSMEQQSLDRYRMGIAPYKRWLLVAITSVVGLIAGASASGQWRTWLMWVNGVPFHQTDPQFHLDVSFYAFDLPWYRFLLGFGFAAAVLSLIAAALTHYLYGGLRITSPGARATAAATGHLSVLLGVFVALKAVAYWLDRYGLAVKSSDFKATGNWTGLRYVDANAYLPAKTILFCIAVICALLFFATLWRRTWQLPVIGFGLMVLSAVLIGGLYPAIVQKFQVEPNEQAKEAPYVEKNLKATREAYGIAGTDVQDYPGASDTKNKAELRDDADTVASIRLMDPNIVSPTFQQLQQVRNYYGFPSNLDVDRYSKDGKEQDTVLGLRELNLAGIPKNNWINDHFRYTHGYGIVAAKGTTADNEGRPVFTEYNLPSKGDLGSYEQQVYYGEKTTQYSIVGGPQKEIDYSDDSGEKTTSYKGKSGVSLAGPVNRAAYAVAFGEPQILYSGAIGEGSRILYNRTPKERVEAVAPWLTIDGDAYPAVVDGKIQWIVDAYTTTNGYPYASRTTLGDTTADSLTAANNQRAVVAQQNQVNYIRNSVKATVDAYTGAVKLYQWDTEDPVLKTWMKAFPDTVQPRKSISPELMAHLRYPQDLFKVQRELLTRYHVKDAQTFLSGSEVWQVPDDPTNKSGSAVPPYYLSMKLPGDASQAFSLTTTMTPNGRDNLSAFVSVNAEAGTPGYGKISILKLPTGRTVDGPKRVQSQFNSEPSIAESIRLLRGGDSEVEYGNLLTVPLDGGLLYVEPVYVRGGDLKYPLLRKVLVTYGGSTAFEDTLGQALNKVFGAESSTQPPDQGTTNPPTSGDPTVQAALDDAQKAFDQGQEALKKGDWKAYGDAQKNLQDALKRAEDAQAKAAKSAGGSGAGKASDKNAGKNGTSSASPSPSPSGSKGSGSG, from the coding sequence ATGCCGGACCGCGGCGGAGGCCCGACGGGGTCACGGATCAGAGTGGGCCGGCCGTCCCGGCGTGTCCGGACCCTGCTCATGACACTGGGCGTGCTGGCCGTCCTGGCCATGGCGTTCGTCATGTTCGCGGGGTTCTGGACGGACTGGCTCTGGTACCGCTCCGTCCACTACTCGTCGGTCTTCACCACCACGCTGTGGACCAAGATCGGGCTCTTCTTCGTCTTCGGTCTGCTGATGGCGGCCGCGGTCGGCTTCAACATCTGGCTGGCGCACCGGCTGCGCCCGCCGCTGAGCGCCATGTCGATGGAGCAGCAGAGCCTCGACCGGTACCGCATGGGCATCGCGCCGTACAAGCGGTGGCTGCTGGTCGCGATCACGTCCGTGGTGGGTCTCATCGCCGGCGCGTCCGCGTCGGGCCAGTGGCGCACGTGGCTGATGTGGGTGAACGGAGTCCCGTTCCACCAGACGGACCCGCAGTTCCACCTCGACGTCTCGTTCTACGCCTTCGACCTGCCCTGGTACCGCTTCCTGCTCGGCTTCGGCTTCGCGGCCGCCGTGCTCTCGCTGATCGCCGCCGCCCTCACGCACTACCTGTACGGCGGACTGCGGATCACCAGCCCCGGAGCGCGCGCCACGGCCGCGGCCACCGGACACCTCTCGGTGCTCCTCGGTGTCTTCGTCGCCCTGAAGGCGGTCGCCTACTGGCTCGACCGGTACGGACTCGCGGTGAAGTCCAGCGACTTCAAGGCGACCGGCAACTGGACGGGCCTTCGCTACGTCGACGCGAACGCGTATCTGCCCGCCAAGACGATCCTGTTCTGCATCGCGGTCATCTGCGCGCTGCTCTTCTTCGCGACGCTGTGGCGGCGCACCTGGCAGCTGCCGGTCATCGGCTTCGGCCTCATGGTGCTCTCGGCGGTCCTCATCGGGGGCCTGTATCCCGCGATAGTCCAGAAGTTCCAGGTCGAGCCCAACGAGCAGGCCAAGGAAGCCCCGTACGTCGAGAAGAACCTCAAGGCGACCCGCGAGGCGTACGGGATCGCCGGCACCGATGTGCAGGACTACCCGGGGGCGAGCGACACCAAGAACAAGGCCGAACTGCGTGACGACGCCGACACCGTCGCCAGCATCCGGCTGATGGACCCGAACATCGTCTCGCCGACCTTCCAGCAGCTCCAGCAGGTGCGGAACTACTACGGCTTCCCGTCGAACCTGGACGTCGACCGCTACAGCAAGGACGGCAAGGAGCAGGACACCGTCCTCGGTCTGCGCGAGCTGAACCTGGCGGGCATCCCGAAGAACAACTGGATCAACGACCACTTCCGGTACACGCACGGATACGGCATCGTCGCGGCCAAGGGCACCACGGCCGACAACGAGGGCCGCCCGGTCTTCACCGAGTACAACCTGCCGTCCAAGGGCGACCTCGGCTCGTACGAGCAGCAGGTCTACTACGGCGAGAAGACCACCCAGTACTCGATCGTCGGCGGTCCCCAGAAGGAGATCGACTACTCCGACGACAGCGGTGAGAAGACCACCAGCTACAAGGGCAAGAGCGGGGTCAGCCTCGCCGGTCCGGTCAACAGGGCCGCGTACGCGGTGGCGTTCGGCGAGCCGCAGATCCTGTACTCGGGCGCCATCGGCGAGGGTTCGCGGATCCTGTACAACCGCACGCCCAAGGAGCGGGTCGAGGCGGTGGCCCCCTGGCTGACCATCGACGGCGACGCCTACCCCGCGGTCGTCGACGGGAAGATCCAGTGGATCGTCGACGCGTACACCACCACCAACGGCTATCCGTACGCCTCGCGCACCACGCTCGGCGACACCACGGCGGACTCGCTGACGGCGGCCAACAACCAGCGCGCGGTGGTGGCCCAGCAGAACCAGGTCAACTACATCCGCAACTCGGTGAAGGCGACCGTCGACGCGTACACCGGCGCGGTCAAGCTCTACCAGTGGGACACCGAGGACCCGGTCCTGAAGACCTGGATGAAGGCGTTCCCCGACACCGTGCAGCCGCGGAAGTCGATCTCGCCCGAGCTGATGGCCCATCTGCGGTACCCGCAGGACCTGTTCAAGGTCCAGCGCGAACTCCTCACCCGCTACCACGTGAAGGACGCCCAGACGTTCCTGAGCGGCAGCGAGGTGTGGCAGGTCCCGGACGACCCGACGAACAAGTCGGGCAGCGCGGTCCCGCCGTACTACCTGAGCATGAAGCTGCCGGGCGACGCGTCGCAGGCGTTCTCGCTGACGACGACGATGACACCCAACGGACGCGACAACCTGAGCGCGTTCGTGTCGGTCAACGCCGAGGCGGGGACGCCCGGTTATGGCAAGATCAGCATTCTGAAACTGCCGACCGGCAGAACGGTCGACGGACCCAAGCGGGTGCAGAGCCAGTTCAACTCCGAGCCGTCCATCGCCGAGTCCATCAGACTCCTCAGAGGCGGCGACTCCGAAGTCGAGTACGGCAACCTGCTGACCGTGCCGCTCGACGGCGGACTGCTCTACGTGGAACCGGTCTACGTCCGCGGCGGCGACCTCAAGTACCCGCTGCTGCGCAAGGTGTTGGTGACCTACGGAGGCAGCACCGCCTTCGAGGACACCCTGGGCCAGGCGCTCAACAAGGTCTTCGGGGCGGAGAGTTCGACCCAGCCGCCGGACCAGGGCACCACCAACCCGCCGACGTCCGGCGATCCGACGGTCCAGGCCGCGCTCGACGACGCCCAGAAAGCCTTCGACCAGGGCCAGGAAGCCCTCAAGAAGGGTGACTGGAAGGCGTACGGCGACGCGCAGAAGAACCTCCAGGACGCGCTGAAGCGGGCCGAGGACGCGCAGGCCAAGGCCGCCAAGTCGGCCGGCGGTTCCGGGGCGGGCAAGGCGAGCGACAAGAACGCCGGCAAGAACGGCACGTCGAGCGCGAGTCCCAGCCCGAGCCCCAGTGGCTCGAAGGGTTCGGGAAGCGGCTGA
- a CDS encoding molybdenum cofactor biosynthesis protein MoaE, producing MAPTYDHPGERAAQDPIRLLAIRDEPLSLDEVFKAVGDDAAGGTALFVGTVRNHDGGADVDALGYSSHPTAEAEMRRVAEKVAAAHPVRALAAVHRVGDLRVGDLAVIVAVSCPHRSEAFEACRMLIDDLKHEVPIWKHQRFSDGTQEWVGAC from the coding sequence ATGGCACCTACCTACGACCACCCCGGCGAGCGGGCCGCGCAGGATCCGATCCGGCTGCTCGCGATCCGCGACGAACCGCTCTCCCTGGACGAGGTCTTCAAGGCGGTCGGGGACGACGCCGCCGGAGGCACCGCGCTGTTCGTGGGGACCGTGCGGAATCACGACGGGGGCGCCGACGTCGACGCGCTCGGGTACTCGTCCCACCCCACCGCGGAGGCGGAGATGCGCCGGGTCGCGGAGAAGGTGGCGGCCGCCCATCCGGTGCGGGCGCTGGCCGCCGTGCACCGCGTCGGTGACCTGCGCGTCGGCGACCTGGCCGTGATCGTCGCCGTGTCGTGCCCCCACCGGAGCGAGGCCTTCGAGGCCTGCCGCATGCTCATCGACGACCTCAAGCACGAGGTGCCGATCTGGAAGCACCAGAGGTTCTCCGACGGCACACAGGAATGGGTCGGCGCCTGCTGA
- a CDS encoding NUDIX hydrolase: MSLYDDAVLVLKGHEGQEELRQVYLDHLSEHPDGMWKACHAGHLTASALVVDPSRGRVLLTLHRKLRMWLQMGGHCEPGDATLAEAALREATEESGVEGLTLLPGGPVTLDRHPIPAPCHWHLDVQYAALAPAEAVEAISDESLDLRWFAYDEVADVADASVVRLLEATRARL; the protein is encoded by the coding sequence GTGAGCCTGTACGACGACGCGGTCCTCGTGCTGAAGGGGCACGAGGGCCAGGAAGAGCTGCGCCAGGTCTATCTGGACCATCTGTCCGAGCACCCGGACGGGATGTGGAAGGCCTGCCACGCCGGGCATCTCACGGCGAGCGCCCTGGTGGTCGACCCGTCCCGCGGGCGCGTCCTGCTGACGCTGCACCGCAAGCTCCGGATGTGGCTCCAGATGGGCGGGCACTGCGAGCCGGGCGACGCGACCCTGGCCGAGGCCGCGCTGCGCGAGGCGACGGAGGAGTCGGGCGTCGAGGGTCTGACCCTGCTGCCGGGCGGCCCCGTGACCCTGGACCGGCACCCCATCCCGGCGCCCTGCCACTGGCATCTGGACGTCCAGTACGCGGCTCTCGCCCCGGCGGAGGCCGTCGAGGCCATCAGCGACGAGTCCCTCGACCTGCGGTGGTTCGCCTACGACGAGGTCGCCGACGTGGCCGACGCATCGGTCGTACGGCTTCTGGAGGCGACCCGCGCCCGGCTGTGA
- a CDS encoding PDZ domain-containing protein, which translates to MPRRTATMLASTLILIALLCAGVFIKVPYSEMSPGPTVNTLGDHDGEPVLQISGRKTYPTTGHLNMTTVRVTSADYNMNLVEAVYGWLAHDAKIVPHDTLYPDGKTEQQSTQENAEEFSQSQESAKVSALKELGIPVKSWVIVSTVVKGSPSEGRLHAGDVIKAVDGTVVKAPDDVAKLVTKHKPGEKVVFTIVPAKEQAAAVKEHTTASATKKVTITTAKSDDSGTDRAIVGISAGTDHTFPFTIDIKLADVGGPSAGLMFSLGIVDKLTPGNLTGGRFVAGTGTIDDNGKVGPIGGIDMKTVGARNKGAQYFLTPKDNCAEAAKDTPDGLRLVKVGTIDDAMKALKDISAGRTSDLPQCTTKG; encoded by the coding sequence ATGCCACGCCGCACCGCGACGATGCTCGCCTCCACTCTGATCCTGATCGCGCTCCTGTGCGCGGGAGTGTTCATCAAAGTGCCGTACTCGGAGATGTCACCGGGTCCCACGGTGAACACACTGGGTGACCACGACGGCGAGCCGGTGCTTCAGATCTCGGGCCGCAAGACGTACCCGACGACCGGGCACCTGAACATGACCACCGTCCGGGTCACGAGCGCCGACTACAACATGAACCTCGTCGAGGCCGTGTACGGGTGGCTGGCGCACGACGCCAAGATCGTGCCGCACGACACGCTCTATCCGGACGGCAAGACCGAGCAGCAGTCGACGCAGGAGAACGCCGAGGAGTTCAGCCAGTCCCAGGAGAGCGCCAAGGTGTCCGCCCTGAAGGAACTGGGCATCCCCGTGAAGTCCTGGGTGATCGTCTCCACCGTCGTCAAGGGCTCCCCCTCCGAGGGGCGGCTGCACGCCGGTGACGTCATCAAGGCCGTCGACGGCACGGTCGTGAAGGCGCCCGACGACGTCGCGAAGCTCGTCACCAAGCACAAGCCCGGCGAGAAGGTCGTGTTCACGATCGTGCCCGCCAAGGAGCAGGCCGCCGCCGTGAAGGAGCACACGACGGCGAGCGCGACCAAGAAGGTGACGATCACCACGGCCAAGTCCGACGACAGCGGCACCGACCGTGCCATCGTCGGGATCTCGGCCGGGACCGACCACACGTTCCCCTTCACCATCGACATCAAGCTCGCGGACGTCGGCGGCCCGAGCGCGGGCCTGATGTTCTCGCTCGGCATCGTGGACAAGCTCACTCCGGGCAACCTCACCGGAGGCAGGTTCGTGGCCGGCACCGGCACCATCGACGACAACGGCAAGGTCGGTCCGATCGGCGGCATCGACATGAAGACCGTCGGCGCGCGCAACAAGGGCGCCCAGTACTTCCTGACGCCCAAGGACAACTGTGCCGAGGCCGCGAAGGACACCCCCGACGGGCTCAGGCTCGTCAAGGTCGGCACGATCGACGACGCGATGAAGGCCCTCAAGGACATCAGCGCGGGCCGGACCTCCGATCTCCCCCAGTGCACCACCAAGGGCTGA
- a CDS encoding PPA1309 family protein, translating to MSNTPMAASPLTRAVLEIDEYASGLGWDQPARLFALVDTARLRAQEPGLAAQLGLENEQETIGLTPIEQDEIPAGKPLDEFLGTIAWPDAVVGCALTVERLMLPPSAEASVPEGLSGKKLTQWVAAHPDRQEVRMTVGVLRDGTRDSAVRLREKDAATEVLTGAGLVPGLAEALSATFAD from the coding sequence ATGTCCAACACTCCCATGGCAGCGAGCCCCCTGACCCGGGCCGTACTCGAGATCGACGAGTACGCCTCCGGCCTCGGCTGGGACCAGCCCGCCCGCCTCTTCGCCCTCGTAGACACCGCACGGCTGCGTGCGCAGGAACCCGGCCTCGCCGCCCAGCTCGGTCTGGAGAACGAGCAGGAGACCATCGGTCTCACCCCCATCGAGCAGGACGAGATCCCCGCGGGCAAGCCGCTGGACGAGTTCCTCGGCACCATCGCCTGGCCCGACGCCGTGGTCGGCTGCGCGCTCACCGTGGAGCGGCTCATGCTGCCGCCGTCCGCGGAGGCGTCGGTCCCGGAGGGTCTCAGCGGAAAGAAGCTCACGCAGTGGGTCGCCGCGCACCCCGACCGCCAGGAGGTGCGGATGACGGTCGGCGTCCTGCGGGACGGCACCCGCGACTCGGCGGTGCGGCTGCGCGAGAAGGACGCGGCGACCGAGGTGCTGACGGGCGCGGGTCTCGTGCCGGGGCTCGCCGAGGCGCTGTCGGCCACCTTCGCGGACTGA
- a CDS encoding zinc-dependent metalloprotease, translated as MSDTPFGFGLPPEEPDNGDEGKKKDQQGGGGQGPFGFGLPGAGGPGADNPLAAMFGSMNPNDLGAAFQQLGQMLSYEGGPVNWDMAKQIARQTVAQGTSDGTKDASVGPAEKLAVEEAVRLADLWLDDATSLPSGAASALAWSRAEWVEATLPVWKELVDPVAERVGAAMGDVLPEEMQAMAGPLIGMMRSMGGAMFGTQIGQAVGVLAGEVVGSTDIGLPLGPVGKAALLPLNIESFGKDLSVPQEEVRLYLALREAAHQRLFAHVPWLRSHLFGAVEGYARGIKVDTAKLEDVVGQFDPQNPEELQQALQQGMFQPEDTPEQKAALARLETALALVEGWVDAVVHSAAKPRLSSADALRETLRRRRATGGPAEQTFATLIGLELRPRRLRDASRLWASLTDARGVDGRDGLWAHPDMLPTASDLDDPDGFVHREHMDFSELDKMLGEAASGTAEKPDLKKKDDGSGDPAKGDGTE; from the coding sequence GTGAGTGACACCCCATTCGGATTCGGCCTTCCGCCGGAGGAGCCGGACAACGGCGACGAGGGCAAGAAGAAGGACCAGCAGGGCGGCGGTGGTCAGGGACCGTTCGGTTTCGGGCTGCCCGGAGCCGGTGGCCCCGGCGCCGACAATCCGCTCGCAGCCATGTTCGGTTCGATGAACCCCAACGACCTGGGCGCCGCGTTCCAGCAGCTGGGGCAGATGCTCTCGTACGAGGGCGGACCGGTGAACTGGGACATGGCCAAGCAGATCGCCCGGCAGACGGTCGCCCAGGGCACCTCTGACGGCACCAAGGACGCAAGCGTCGGCCCCGCCGAGAAGCTCGCGGTCGAGGAGGCCGTCCGTCTGGCCGATCTGTGGCTGGACGACGCGACGTCCCTGCCGTCCGGCGCGGCCTCCGCGCTGGCCTGGAGCCGGGCGGAGTGGGTCGAGGCGACCCTTCCCGTGTGGAAGGAGCTCGTCGACCCGGTCGCCGAGCGGGTCGGCGCGGCCATGGGCGATGTGCTGCCCGAGGAGATGCAGGCCATGGCGGGCCCGCTGATCGGCATGATGCGCTCCATGGGCGGCGCCATGTTCGGTACGCAGATCGGCCAGGCCGTCGGCGTGCTCGCCGGCGAGGTCGTCGGCTCGACCGACATCGGTCTGCCGCTCGGCCCGGTCGGCAAGGCCGCGCTGCTGCCGCTGAACATCGAGTCGTTCGGCAAGGACCTGAGCGTCCCCCAGGAGGAGGTGCGGCTCTACCTCGCCCTGCGCGAGGCCGCCCACCAGCGCCTGTTCGCCCACGTGCCGTGGCTGCGCTCGCACCTGTTCGGCGCCGTCGAGGGGTACGCGCGCGGGATCAAGGTCGACACCGCGAAGCTGGAGGACGTGGTCGGCCAGTTCGACCCGCAGAACCCCGAGGAGCTCCAGCAGGCGCTCCAGCAGGGCATGTTCCAGCCGGAGGACACGCCGGAGCAGAAGGCCGCGCTGGCCCGCCTGGAGACAGCGCTCGCGCTCGTCGAGGGCTGGGTGGACGCGGTCGTCCACTCGGCGGCCAAGCCGCGGCTCTCCTCGGCCGACGCGCTGCGCGAGACGCTGCGCCGTCGCCGCGCCACGGGCGGGCCCGCCGAGCAGACGTTCGCCACGCTGATCGGTCTCGAACTGCGCCCCCGCCGGCTGCGCGACGCCTCCCGTCTGTGGGCCTCGCTGACCGACGCGCGCGGTGTGGACGGCCGGGACGGCCTGTGGGCCCACCCGGACATGCTGCCGACGGCGTCCGACCTGGACGACCCGGACGGCTTCGTGCACCGCGAGCACATGGACTTCTCCGAGCTCGACAAGATGCTCGGCGAGGCCGCGAGCGGCACCGCGGAGAAGCCCGACCTGAAGAAGAAGGACGACGGCTCCGGGGACCCGGCCAAGGGCGACGGCACCGAGTGA
- a CDS encoding SDR family oxidoreductase encodes MSSPDPQVRAARNHSTSSASRGPVVAVTGAAGGVGALLTERLAASEEIRQVVAIDERRGECADAQWHILDVRDPAIAEKLRGADVVVHLALDLDLETDGAARTAYNVRGTQTVLTAAAAAGVHRVVLCTSAMVYGALPDNELPLSEDAELRATAEATGVGDLLEIERLARRAPRAHPGLNVTVVRPAVLVGGGTDTALTRYFESPRLLVVAGSRPAWQFCHVEDLCAALEYAVVEKVEGELAVGCDGWLEQEEVEELSGIRRMELPSAVALGAAARLHRIGLTPSPAGDLAYTMYPWVVSGSRLHDAGWRPRWTNEEVLAELLEEVAGRHTVAGRRLGRKDATAAGAAGATVALLGAAAVVRRARKARRRF; translated from the coding sequence GTGAGTTCCCCAGATCCGCAGGTTCGCGCAGCGCGAAACCACTCAACCAGCTCAGCCTCGCGCGGCCCCGTCGTCGCGGTCACCGGCGCCGCGGGCGGTGTGGGGGCGCTGCTGACCGAGCGGCTGGCCGCCAGCGAGGAGATCAGGCAGGTCGTCGCCATCGACGAGCGGCGCGGGGAGTGCGCCGACGCCCAGTGGCACATCCTCGACGTCCGGGACCCGGCGATCGCCGAGAAGCTGCGCGGGGCGGACGTCGTGGTCCATCTGGCGCTCGACCTGGACCTGGAGACGGACGGGGCGGCCCGGACCGCCTACAACGTCCGGGGGACGCAGACCGTGCTCACGGCCGCCGCGGCGGCCGGGGTCCACCGGGTCGTGCTGTGCACCTCGGCGATGGTCTACGGAGCGCTGCCCGACAACGAGCTGCCCCTGTCCGAGGACGCGGAGCTGCGGGCCACGGCCGAGGCGACGGGCGTCGGCGACCTGCTGGAGATCGAGCGGCTCGCGCGCCGCGCGCCGCGGGCGCACCCCGGTCTGAACGTGACCGTCGTCCGGCCCGCGGTCCTCGTCGGCGGCGGTACGGACACCGCGCTGACCAGGTATTTCGAGTCCCCTCGGCTGCTCGTGGTGGCGGGGTCGAGGCCCGCGTGGCAGTTCTGTCACGTCGAGGACCTGTGCGCCGCGCTGGAGTACGCGGTCGTCGAGAAGGTCGAGGGCGAGCTGGCCGTCGGCTGCGACGGGTGGCTGGAGCAGGAGGAGGTGGAGGAGCTGAGCGGGATCCGGCGGATGGAGCTGCCGTCCGCGGTCGCGCTGGGTGCTGCCGCCCGCCTGCACCGGATCGGCCTCACTCCCTCGCCCGCGGGGGACCTCGCCTACACGATGTACCCCTGGGTGGTCAGCGGGAGCCGGCTGCACGACGCCGGATGGCGGCCGCGCTGGACCAACGAGGAGGTCCTGGCGGAGCTGCTGGAGGAGGTCGCGGGGCGGCACACCGTGGCGGGCAGGCGGCTTGGCCGCAAGGACGCGACCGCTGCCGGCGCGGCGGGCGCGACGGTGGCCCTGCTCGGCGCGGCGGCGGTGGTCCGCCGGGCCCGGAAGGCCCGCCGGAGGTTCTGA